The sequence AAAGTATTTCTGCCATGTGATGAAGGCTGATGGAAAACATgctaaaatgatatattttaaattgcactcaaacatttttttcatgttgaaaTATTCCTTACTGCTACTGTCACAGCTTGACGTAGCACCGTTGGCAATGTTATTAGTATGGCTAATTGTTCCTGTCCATTAGATTACTCACATTTTTCTGGAGCAGCATGCTAAATGAGGTCAGCTCTCTGGAACCCCTAAATCACCAATGAGAACGGGATTAAAGGGACAAGCTTGGGAAGGGAGGTAGTCATCCAACGTGGCATCCGAACCAGAGGAAGAACAATGGAGTCACTAATGACAGTAATCAGAGCACCACAGTAGAGCCAGGGCACAAGTGCCAACATGCTGTTCCCTAGAAACTGCTCCTGTCAGTCAGCACATCCAGAGGGAGAGAAATGCCTAACTTTTCTAGTGGCCTTACCAACGGGCAGAATCATGTCTAAGTTTTTTTCAGTGAGTTCCATTTATGAAACAGGAGAATAGTACACCAAAGGGGGTGAGGAAACAATTAGACCATCCCAAAACATATCACAGTACAAATAGTATGTTCTTGAGTACAAGTAGTTCATTACTACTTTTTCCTGAAGAATTACTGAAATCATCACAATTACATAGCAAGGATAAAATGCCACTTCTTGAATTCTTTAATCAATTCATTTCTCCCATATTCTAAAGGTATATCACTTTCTCTTCAGGATAGGACTATTTTGCAGTACAGAATGTTTCAGTTCAGGTACAGACAGCAAAGGACtaagaaaaaggtaaaaaaaaaaaaaattagtgtgtTCTTAGATATGTAGATAAACTAAGCTAGGATAATTGTTTGGGTCTTGCTTGTTAAGAATTAACTAAATCCCcttgaaaaaaacagaagaaaagacaaactCATATAAAGGGAtggaaaccaaaaccaaaaatacaACTGTTGGTCTCTTCACAAATCTTACCCAACCCCAGCCTCATAGTCCAAGTAATGAAATATCAGTTAGGTTCATTCCTTAACTACAAAGAGTTGGTGACTCCCTAAGCAAGATAAACAGACTAGAGAGTCTGTGTTAAACtaaactttttaacttttttctgcaaatagaacttattattttttttaactcagcaAGTTAAGCAACTGTTCTCCTTaggaattatttatattttttaaaaaatcactttaagaAGAAATGCAACAATTGTTCAGATTTTTCAATACTATTTTATTGCAACTGGATGAGTGTTTTCTAAGTTGTGCATTACACCATAATATACAGAATTACAAGCAAGATTACAGTACATATTGATTCCAGTGGTACCAGTATCACATCTCAAACAGCACTTATTCTGGACTGCATTTTACATGCAATAGCTATTGTTCTAATTATGAATTAAATGGTTTGACTTTATTTAAGCTACTGTACTAATTGACTACAATAGGTATAAAATCCCAACATTAACAACCTGATTAGATTTAGGCTCAGATTCATTACATGAATATATGACAAACCACCAGTTGTGTGACTATGTATAAAAtcatgcatttatattttctggAAACATCAATAGCTTCAGATTCTCTGTAAAATCATGGGATGCAAAGGAGTAAAAGACTAAAAAGAAACAGTGCAAATTGTATGTGATAGTCAAgcagcttttgatttaaagaagGGTATGTTGGCATTtgtttataatatgtatatacaggCTTGTGCAAGTACTGAATTGATATGTTTTGATAGGGAATACATCTCTTGATTTTATTCATTCTCTTAAGAATTATGGATCTGGTTTTCACTTTAAGGAGAGAGAACGACTTTAAAGTGAAATGAACTGCTCAAATTGTGCAATTTTCTTTaacaattagagaagaaagaagTGCTAAGGCAACACAACAACTTTCTAAGCACTTTTCTGCTGGTTTAAATTAGTTAAATTATTTTGTATAAATTAGATATAATTTCTACTTTTCTGATATGTATAAAAATTGATGAAGCTGCATGGTTTTAAAATAGGAAATCCACATtataaaaagtcattaaaaattctGTACAAAATCACAACAAAATAATTCAGCATGGGAAAGGTAACAAGTAGTAAAATGCtggttgaaaaatatatatttatatatattttaattggccCATTATTAGTTTAAAAATTGCATAGATCCTAATTATTGCTTGTGATTTTGTTATCCCGATCAGATAATTAATATGATCTGAATACAGCTGCACCAAATTTgtggtgcatttttttttaactttactgtattattttttaaaatagaagagctatagaaaataatacataaagtgaaCAGGAACTTTGATCCCCTGTTTCTACCAAAGGCAGTAACgacaataaatacatatatcaCTTGAAGCTTGGAGTATTTGCACTTTGCAGCAGTAATACTCAAAGGGCTGCCTTTTGTAAACACGACAGTCACTGTAAGCACAGTGGGTTCGTTTCCCAGCGACGGTGAAACTGACGTGCCTCTAATCGTGAAAGATGGCATTGAGCTGGGCACTCATGACTCGCTCATGATGTGAATGGCTATCGAAGGACATAATGTTGTCTATAGGGATCTCACAGCGAGGGGCAGCGGTGCCCGAGAAGACTGATCCGTGGCTTTGGGCCCCTGCCAGGGTCGCTGCAGGATAGTGCATGGTAAAGGCATAATTTTTCTCAAACTCGGCGGACGGTTCGTGTTTGAAAGAGAAGTTGCCATTGATGCTGAGCGGCGGGCTGAGGGGTCCGTCAAAGGAAGGGCTGGTGCAATCAGTCAGGGGGCTCTCGAAGAAAGGTTCCAGCGCTGCACCGTAGGCGTGAGGCGGCGGCTTGACGTGGAAGACGTGGGAGCTGTCCATGGTGCCGTAGGGCGGGCTGGGCAGCCCCGGAGACTGGTAGGAATAGGGGTGCACAGGGAAAGAAGCGCTGGCGGTCGGCAGGTGCGCGGGCatgtcctggttctgctcaggcAGAAAAGTTCGAGGATTGAGCTGCAGGCAGCCGGCAACCAGGTTGGTGGTGGGCTGGGATAAGCCCTTGCAGAGGGTCTGTACAAAGGAGACCAGGTCAGGGCTTTTCCCTGAACGCAAGATCTCCGACAGAGCCCAGATGTAGTTTTTGGCCAGGCGCAGGGTCTCGATCTTGGACAGCTTCTGCGTCTTGGAGTAGCAGGGTACCACCTTGCGCAGGTTGTCCAGCGCCGCGTTCAGCCCGTGCATGCGGTTCCGCTCCCGGGCGTTGGCCTTCATGCGTCTCAGCTTAAAACGCTCGAGGCGCGCCTTCGTcatcttcttcttcttggggCCGCGTCTCTTAGGCTTTTGATcatcgtcctcctcctcctcttcttcctcctcttccaggtcctcatcttcctcctcctcctctcccccgtTCCGCAGTGAGTCCTCTTCCGCGTTCATGGCTTCCAGGTCATCCTCCTTTTTGTCCGTCTCGTGCTCCTCGTCCTGAGAACTAAGACACTCATCTGTCCAGCTTGGAGGACCCTGGGGCTGAGGCTCTCCCATCAGCCCACTCTCGCTGTACGATTTGGTCATGTTTAGGTTTCCTACATTCAACAGGGGAGaggggaaaacagaaaaggagaaaaaacgcTACATTCAAAACCTACATAGGCCTCCAGCTCTCACTAACCCTAGAGAAATGCATGTGAAAAGAATCACCAGCTGATTACAAAATGAATGCCCCCGAGGAAAAGTTAAATGCAGTCTATAGTGGCCTGTGTGTGCCCCGCTGCTACGTAGGAGACCGGATAGGGCTGCGAATAGGAGCCAGATTAGGTGTCATAAGTACACTTCTGGAGTGTGTGTCCTTGTGACTGTGTGTGTTTATGGTGATTATCCGGTAGGATAATGTGTGTGAAAATGAGTGTGTATTTCGGCGACTTCATGTGTATTTGCATGAGCTCAAAGTCACAACTCCACAAAAAAAGACGAGTTTGAAAATTGCAATTATGTTTCCATCTCGGTTCTGGCCTCCCCGCACTCGGCGATTAAAGTTGAAGATCCCTTACGTAATTTACTAACGCTGGCAGTGATATTTAAGAAGATTATACGGAGTGGAGATTGAAAAGGAAATGCATGgtggaaaaaaagtattttccacAAAATTATTTCACCATCAACGAAACATTTGGTAACAAAAGTGGGCGGGGGGTGTCCCTCCCACCCTTGCCTTTCttttctcacctcccaccccGCTGACCCTCTGCTGAATTTCCGCCTTGTATAAAAGCGCTTGCTACCGGGCCAGAACCCGGGGCGCGGCGCGGAGCCCTGCTCCGCGCGCCGGGGATCAGGTGCGAAAGGCTCCTCTCTAATAAACAGCCCATTGAATGGGCCGCCCGCTCTTTATTGGGGCTTTTCAAAGTTCGCCTCAAACCTCCGTTTAAAAGATTGAGTAATTATAATGGTCAGAGAATGGCAATAGCGAACTTGCTGCTtctaataaggaaaataaaaagccttTAGTTAGACAACTGAATCAGCGGCTGCTGGGGACTTGGCCGACTCTGGGACAGTAACAGGTAGCAGGAGTGggtccctctctctttctccacatTTTATCCCCTCTCAACTAAACTACCTCTCAACCCGGTTTATTTTCTAGGGTGTGTATATTCAAAGTATCAACACCCCTTTCattcactgaaaaataatttgctaCTCCTAATGTGCATAAAATACATGTCTACAAAATAAATCTTGGTAACGTGGGCTTTTTATCGCCCTTATTGATAAGTGAAATACTGAAGTAGTTAGCAGCTTTCAGAACTTTGAAATCACCACTAGGAAATAACCATAGAGTTATAGGGcattacattttaagaaaatctaAAGACGTTCCTATACTTTTCCCCcctccagaaaacaaaacaaacaaacaaaaaaagtaaaacattttaaaaaaattattatgccTGCAGCGGATATTTGAGTGATGCGACTCAAACTGTGTGCGTATCTGCCTTGCAATTATGAAAAGGAATGCCTGTCTCAACGCATAAACGCGctcacagacgcacacacacagaatatgtaGGTACATCTTCAACTGCTTTTattcccaataaaaattaaaggatttaATTACCTGCAGTTGTTAGTAAGTCCTGAGCAGTGATGGTCTCATAACCCTGGGGCCTCTGGGCGCCGTGCCTTCTGCGTGGGGCGAATTCCTCGTGTCCCGGCCGCGCGGGCGCTCAGGTTATATagccgagttggtgatgctgagcGCGGGCGGGGCCAGGAGCCCAGCGGGCGAGCAGGTTCCAGCGCCGCGCGCCTGCGCACGCGCCGGGGTTCCGCGCTCCCTTCCCTTCCGCcctgcccctcccgcccccgccccttcAGCCTTGCTCCTCTCCCACCCGCAGCCGACTCCGGctctcctctcccccatccctaCCCCCGccccatctccttcctccccGGCATGCGCCATATGGTCCTCCCAGTCCAGCCAAGAGCCGGGAACCACGTGACCTGCCCATTTGTATGCCGCGGAGCGCTCCATTCCGGCCCCTTTGTGGCCAGAAGAAAGTGGCCCATCTGTCGCCAGTTAGAGACTCCGCGGACCTGTTTTTACCCGCAGGAGAGATTAACCCTTTCAGGCGGCAGAAGGGAGAAGGGGCGCGCGGTGGGGGGAGAGACGGGAGAAGGAGTTGGAGAGAAGAGAGCGGGAAAGCGAACACCGACTGGCTTTAGATCGGAGTGAGTGGCCCGCGCTGGGCCGGCAAGTAGGGCAAAGGTGAAAAGCAGAAGCGGAGGCTCCTCTGGACTCCTCTCCAGGCTCTGGCTTCCTGGGCACTCCCTGCCCTCTCCAAGATGTCAGTCTCTTGGTTTCTCCCTCTTAGTAGACGCTTTGTTCGTTGGCACCAAAGGGTGGCTTCTCCCAGTCTCCACCAGCCCCTCAAGCAACATATATTCTGTATTAAAACAGCTTCCATCTCCAAACGCAGCTGTGAGGCTAGTCCCTAGCCTCCTTAACTGGATCGCCCACGCCCAGCCCCAACAGTAGACAGAATTTGGTACTGGTCACTCTGCTTCACCATCCGTGCAACCCGGCCCTCGTGACGCTCGCCTACTCTTGACCCTGGAGACTCCTCACTCTGTCCGTATAGCCCTCTTGCCTGTGGCCCTTGTCCTCAGATCGCGCTAGTCCTTGGCTTAGTGGCCTCCGGAGCTCTCTTGCATGAAAACTAGAGGACTTCTCTGACACTGAGATTCTGCCCTTTAACCAAGGTCATCGGATGGATGTAAAGTGGGCCCTCACCCTGGTTCCCTGCCACAGCCTGTCTTGTCCCCCTTAGTCCCTACTTTCAGGCTTGTAAATAGGAACTTAGCTGAGACAAGCCTTCTCGAAGGGAGGATGCGAAGGGCCTATTCTAAAGGGgtctttttcactcctcttcctAGAAAGGGCATTAGTACAACTCTGGGAAGGGCTGATGGCTACTTTTCCAGACCTTAAAGACTGATGTGGCCCTCTACCTTGCAAGTCAAGCAAAACCCACAGAGCTTCCTAATTCTAAAGGACCCATATTTGTATTTAAATGGTGATTTTTTATTCACCCGTTTCCACCAACGTATGTTTcagaattttacatatatatataaaagttggCTGTATCTCTTCCCTGTCCACTCTTTCTCCATCAGACTCTCCTCTAATCCTCCATTAACTAACCCCTTATCCCCTCCCAGACCCGTGTCCCCTTACAATGAATGCTGTGAACTTGAATTGCTTATTTAAAGGCAATTGCTCTAAAAGCCCCTTGAGTTTGCAAACAGTGTCAGGGCTGAGAGGCTGGGGTTGGGTGCATCTGGGAACAGGAGGGGGGATgcggtggggaggggcagagggtcCTAACATTGTCGCTGGTGTCTAGAAGGCTGCCATGCAGTCTTCCTGGTCCAGTGCACATCTGAAAGAGGAATAAAGGGATGGGAGATCCCATTGCCCAAAGCGTAGCATGAACCATGCTGAGCTTCCAGGGCAAAACTGTAGAGTTTTGGCTTTTGCCTTCACTGCTAAGTGTACCAGGATCGCAGAAGAGTACAGAAGAATTCACCCAGGAGCCTAGTCTTGATATTTAGCCTGTACAGTCTTTACCTTAAGTGATGGGTTATAACTTGAGGGCCATCTGAGTAACAGCCTGCAGGGCCGGTCCCCAACTTGGAGGTCCCAGGACACGCGCAGGTGGACCAAGTGTTACCATTCTCCCAGCAGCTGCCCCGACAGCCTAGCGCACCGCGCCCGCGGGGATGTGCCCTGGCACTCACTTCTCAGTCTTAGGGGGGCTTCAGAGCCTGCTGGGGGCGAGAGGGAAGAGGCCTTCAGCTACCCCGAAGGCCTGCGGATAGCCTAGGGGATCCCCCACCCAGAAGCGGCAACTTCCTCAGTTTGGGACACCCTGTAGATTACAAGAGTCTCTTGGTGGGGCCAGATGTTCCTGGGCAGGCAAGGAAGGGAAATGTGGATATGTCGCCAGCCAAGAGACTCCGGCGCGGGAATTAACTagactccttccctccttctcttgaAAAATTCACCCTTAATCCCGCTCTCAGTGAGCCTCCGGGCGCCCTGGGCCGACCCGCCTGCGCGCTGGGAACGTCTACCCACGGCGCGCCCCGCGGTGGAGACTGCCCACTCCCCTTACCCCCGCTCCGTCCCCCTACCCTCTCTCCCCCATCCCCGCCCTGGGAGACTGCAGGCCAGTAGTCAGATCTGGAAGGGGAGAGGCCTGGATTGAGTTGCCTTTTGTTGGGAGGGGAAGCGGGGAGAGAAACTGGGGCCAGAGGACAGTGGCAGCCGCCACGCTCGGAGAGGATGGGCTGCCCGCGTGGCTGGCTCAGTACCGTGGAAGAGTCGCGCCCCGTCCTGCCTCCGTATTTTCTTCTTTCGACGGTTGCACACCGTCCCCCTCCCGAGTCCCTCAGTCCTCTCCCTGTCCCTCTGTCCCCACAGCCCGATGGCGGTAGACCTTCCAGCTCCCGTCCCCACTGGGCGCCGCAGGCCGCCGAGCGGCACGCGAACCGCACGCGCGGGCAACAAAAGCCGCTTTCATGACTCACTGCCCTCGAGCAATGCCCCGAATCTGtcggcccccacccccagccccgggcCCCCGCTCGGAGCGCGCGGCGCGGCCCGGGCGGTCCCGGCCGTTACAGCGGCTGCCAGAGCGCCGGCGGGAAGCGGAGCGCGAGGCGGCGAGGGGAGTGTGGCCGGGCGGCGAGGCTGGGGCGCGGGAGGCGTGTGGCGCCGCGTGCGGAGCTGCGGGGGGAGAGGCGGGGGTGGAGGCGGAGGCCGGGACTTCGGGGCTGGGAAGCGTGTCGCTGGCGGGGGAAGGGGGCGGTGCGGCGCATTCACAGGGCTGAGATAAAGAGCTGGGGCCGGGCTGGCGTCCCCGGCGGTGACCTGTTTCTCGGGGAAACAGATGCTCGCTCTAGCGAAGGGAGGTCTGCGTTCAATGAAAGTATTACGTACGACCCGGGCGGCCCCACCGACCTCCCGCGGCGCCCGCGCCCTCTCCCCACGCCTCCCAGGAGAGGGGTGTGCCGGCCTGGGCACGTTCGAGGCGCGGGAGGTGCTGGGCGGCGAGCCAGACCGTAGGGTGCAGGGTCCGCTGGAGGGCCGAGAGCTGCGGGCCCCTCCGAGGGCCCGTGGCCCAGAAGCCCTCGGGAGGCCGTGGGGGTTCCGCCCAGATCGCGGGCGCAGCGCGGGGTTGGCGCCTTCGCCTCCAGGGAGCCACTGTGCGCCCAGATCCTGGCCAGAGGCTGGAGCTGCCCAGGCTCGACAGGCGGGCGGCGGGGGAGAGCCGGGAGCAAGAGAGTAGCTATTAAAATGCCTCGCCGTCGCCCCGAGCGCAAAACCCGTCCTCCCCAAATCTCCTGGGCTTGCGGCATAATCTTAATTAAGATAATTGATTCATATTGCACCTGCGAGAACGGGGGAAAAAATTGATTCCAACCCCCAACCCCACAAATCGCTTAGAGCTATTGGATGGAGCTCGACGCGGCTGTGATTTGGGGAGTGATTTAGCACCAGGCTTCCCCCAACTCGGGCCGCCTGggctcttttatttattatttacgaGCTCCTAATCCCTCCGGGGCGTGGGCAGCTCCCCTCCTGGCGCCTACAGACCTCTAGGGACTTCATCTTTGATTcccaggcaggagggaggggcttTCCTTAAACCATCCATCCAACACCCGTATCACCAACGCAAAATCAAGTCAGCTCCAAGTACTGGCTGGAGCGGGTTACTGACACAATTGCTCAAGGCCTGCTGTGTCAGATGAgctatgtgtgtgcctgtgtgcgtgTGCTGAAGTGTACAAGTGTATGTGACTGTGTGAATGTGCATATGAGCCTATGTGATTATTAATATATGTGTGATTTGTCAGTGTGAATGTGTTTTAAGTTATGTGAGTGTACATATGGGGGGGTGAGTGTGCACGAGTGAGTGTGTGTTAGTGGATGCTCCTGCTCTCAGGTGAGGACCATAAACAGAGGACTCACACCTGTTTCAGCTGGATTGAGAAACAGCACGCTGTCTAAAGGGGACCACCACGGGCTGGGTAACCGACAAATGGCGGGTTATTTGACAACCTTTGCCTTAACAGAGAGCAACAGGCCAACGCAAGTCCGCGGTAGTTGGTGTTGCTGCTTGAGTGGACAGCAGAGACACGCCGATGACACTTGAGCTTCTCTTGTCAACAATGCTGCTGCAGGGCTTTGGGGGCGATCTGACAAGCTCCCCAAATCAGGACAAGCCTGGCAAGCCTGGTTTAGAGCCCCAGGCAGCTTGTAGGAAAAGTGGCTTCCTCAGGGTATCAGCACCGTGGACAATTCCTCCTTCTGAAACACAGTATTAAGGTTCAGCAAAACGACTTCCCTTCCAGTGGCTTTCGGtttttcctgtttgctttctttcACAAAACCTCTGACTCCCACATCCCGAAATTTTAATCAGAGAGCCCTGTTAATCTGCATTTAATTAGCAACCTCCTTTTCAGGACAAGTTTCCTGGAAAACTAGATATCCAGGTTTAGGGGAGAGGGAAgtttaaattataatttgaacTAGCGAGTCTGAAACAAAGAAACTGTACATTGAATACCTTTCAGAAAGATAGTCATTGTTCTAATATTTGCACTTATCTGTCACATCGCATCTAAaccaaaatgaattcattttttgtccacagaaacaaaaaaaatgtaaaaatgactttacttttgttttattgagcaTACATTTTATTGGTAATAGAATTCTCTTTCCATCCCCATCATCCCATCAACTGTCCAGTTATTTCATACTATAAACATTTCTATTAAATTAGTGGGGAAATCAACCAAAGCTAAATGGAATATTTGCTCGGATTTGGTGAGCCACACAATTATCTAAATCATACCAGACTTAGAATGTTGCACGAATACATCACATCCAAAATAACTGGAACAAGTCCTGTAGAGAAGAGCAAGCACCTTTGGTAATTTAAATACCTGAGAAATGTATACCATACACATCTCCCAATTGtggatgtaattttaaaatattatgagcAACCAGAATCcttattaaatattattcagaCTTTgttgaaatggaaaatataattatttttaattcaagaaCTTATCCCCAGAggctcatctttttaaaataacatgtttTTCCTCTTTAACAAATACATTTTCACATAAATTAAATATTGATAATTTGACCTTTTATGTCTTTAACTAATCAAAGGGGGAAAATTCCAAATGTAGATCTCCGAGTTTGGCCCTGGTGGGTCTTTCCGCTTGAGTAGGCACTGAGATTAAAGGAGTTGAACTTCCTCTTTCACTGCTCTCTCCTTGCACTAATTGCTTATGCAAAAAATGCAGATTTGTATTAATTAGTAACTCCACTGATTAGTTCTGTGGTATTTTCACATAATAAATCATGCTGCAGACATGAATTTTGGCACATCACCCAGTAGAGGCTCAGGCTGCAATACagatttcatattaaaataaaatctctaacTAAACCTACCTTTCTGATGCAGGTACCATGAGCAGCCACCTGCTGGGAGCACCTGCCATGGGAAATTACTTTCACTCAAGTGACAAGCCTCTTTTGGAGCCCAAACAGGACAATCTGATTATGAGGTTAGGTTCTAAtaacaaataaacaagtaaataaacacacaaatgcacaccTAAATGACACAACTGTGCCtggtgtgaaagtcactcagtcatgtccaactctttgtggctccatggactacacagtccatgggattctccaggccagaatactggagtagatagctgttcccttctccagggcatcttcccaacccagggatcaaacccaggtctgcacattgcaggtggattctttaccatctaaaccaccagaGAAACCTAGACATTTTGCAGACAATGATGTTATAATAAAGAATCTTCTTGTAATGGGACcagatttttaaaacagcttCCCAGGTTATGAATACACACTTCAGCCTATTTTCCTCTTGTGaggtcttttctcctttgtgagATGGTCTGGTAGCTTGAAATTCTTTCATCACTCATCCTATGACTCATCTCCCTAGGAAAGCAAGCTTGTTCAGGAAGTAAGAGAGGGACAGAAAAGCATCCGAGGGAGAGGTATGAATGCCAAGAGCCATCTCAAAGGGAACTGGCCACCCCTGCGATCCCAGCATATGGTGAGAAGCTATGAGGTCAGATACCCACAGCTGTCTGATATGAGACAAACTCTCCACTCTCCATGGGTAACTATATGAGCTTCCACACAACTTTTCCTTGAAAACTGTTTAATTTGATGAGGCAGGTTATAGTCAATATTGCCAAGATTATAAATTAGACCCAGGTGTCTTCTGTGTTCCCCACCAGCCCCTTATATTCCCGTGTTTTCTAGACATTGGTGACACCTTTCCAAGCCCCTGGCAGGTGTTCTCAGCATGTTTATGCTCTTTCCTGGTCCATGCCTGCTGTTGACAGCATCCCTGAGTTCATGCTTCTTAAGGACTTAGAGAAATGCTTAATCTGATGCCCTAACAGGAGTGCTTTCAAAGTCACAGGGCACAAATAAGAAGGAATGAGTACTTAATGTTCACATTCAGAGACAAGTAAAGTCTAAGGGAGGTGTATTTTGGATGGAGACTGGGGCAACATGCTCTGCTGCAGCTGTGCTATGCAGCTAACAGTCTGCCTACCTCCCTGACTTGTCCTGAGGCAACAGTTAATGTGGCTGGGGATGAGAAGGGTACAGCCTCTAGGGATGCTGTCTCTAACCATTGTCTACTGAACCTTTTGGGTGCTTTGTTGCTGAGAGGAAAAGGGGTGCATTTTGTAGTCTTTTTATCTGCTTATCTTGGATGTGAATAATTTCTTTAAGGAGCTAATTTTAAAAGGTCAAGAGAACAGATATAATTTAAGGCAGCCCTCTATTAAGTCAAATAtgcctttttctcctttgaattCACTCTTGAATCCCACCTCATATGGCTTGATATGGACAAGATTTATCACATCTGATGGGAAAACCATCATATACTTGTCACGTTGGTCCACAATGCTGTGGTATAGGCTATATGAAGAGCCAGAGCCAGGCATAAGCAAAGGCTCTAAAGTAGCTTTTCTCCTCATTCCCTTCATTTCAGAATCTGCCTGTTTCACTGAGTAATACATGTATTCATCAAATGTATATCGAgggctactatgtgccaggcactgctaaGTACCAGATGCACATGGGTAAAGAGAAACAGACATTACTCTCTGCTTTCTCAAAGCCTTCTATCTGGTGAAAGGGAGGTGCTTTAATAAGATTCACTCacaacttcccaggtgactcagtggtaaagaatcaccctgccaatgcaggagacacaggagacacaggttcgactcctgtgtggggaagattccctggaagaggacatggcaacccactccagtattcttgcctgggaaattccatggacagaggagtctggtgggctgcagttcatggggttgcaaacagttggacacgactgagcatgagtAGACACCCATCTTACTTGAGATTAgtataggaaaggaaaataaaacacatcAATCCAATAAAGCTGAGGACAAAGGAACTCAACAAAGACTGAAGTGGGAGGGTTCCCGAGGAATTAGAGTTCTAAGGTAATGAGAAGGGTGTTACCCAGTGATATATGAAATGATGTAGATAAATTATTCTACATTATAGAAATAACTTTTCCCATAAAAAGCACACTATTCAAGAATTACACTAAAGTGTGTTCTTCTTGAGGAGTTCAAATGGTTTTGCCTCTGGATATATCTAGTTCAAAATAAGTAATCTTTATTGAACATGACCCTATGTTAACCTTGATAAAGAATTGaagacatttgttttcatttggaaaaacTGTCATATTTAGTTAtaactgcattcaaatgagtatatctttccttttctcttttgcctttagcttctcttcttttctcagctatttgtaagtcctcctcagacaatcattttgcctttttgcatttctttttctttggaatggtcttgatcaccacctgctgtacaatgtcacaaacctccatccagagttcttcaggcactctatcagatccaatccatgaatctatttgtcacttcctttatataatcgtaagggatttgctttaggttgtacctgaatggtctggtggttttccctactttcttcaatttaagtctgaatttggcaataaggagttcgtgatctgagccacagtcagctcctgctcttggtcttgctggctgtatagag is a genomic window of Muntiacus reevesi chromosome 3, mMunRee1.1, whole genome shotgun sequence containing:
- the NEUROD1 gene encoding neurogenic differentiation factor 1, encoding MTKSYSESGLMGEPQPQGPPSWTDECLSSQDEEHETDKKEDDLEAMNAEEDSLRNGGEEEEEDEDLEEEEEEEEEDDDQKPKRRGPKKKKMTKARLERFKLRRMKANARERNRMHGLNAALDNLRKVVPCYSKTQKLSKIETLRLAKNYIWALSEILRSGKSPDLVSFVQTLCKGLSQPTTNLVAGCLQLNPRTFLPEQNQDMPAHLPTASASFPVHPYSYQSPGLPSPPYGTMDSSHVFHVKPPPHAYGAALEPFFESPLTDCTSPSFDGPLSPPLSINGNFSFKHEPSAEFEKNYAFTMHYPAATLAGAQSHGSVFSGTAAPRCEIPIDNIMSFDSHSHHERVMSAQLNAIFHD